The following proteins are encoded in a genomic region of Arcobacter suis CECT 7833:
- a CDS encoding ankyrin repeat domain-containing protein — MTTLLKEWLIKNEYSQEDLNTVGKYGNSALMKACREANIIVVDELLSLNADLNIKNIDGNSALWNACFGNSYECFEALVKAGIDINSQNVNNVTSLMYCASAGKEDFVELLLKHNARTDFESLDGFKAIDLAVTPKIVKLLKNANIS, encoded by the coding sequence ATGACTACTTTATTAAAAGAGTGGTTAATTAAAAATGAATATTCTCAGGAAGATTTAAATACTGTTGGGAAATATGGAAATTCTGCACTTATGAAAGCATGTAGAGAAGCTAATATAATTGTTGTAGATGAATTATTATCATTGAATGCTGATTTAAATATTAAAAATATAGATGGAAATTCTGCTTTGTGGAATGCCTGTTTTGGGAACTCTTATGAGTGTTTTGAAGCTTTAGTAAAAGCTGGAATTGATATAAATTCACAAAATGTAAATAATGTAACTTCACTAATGTATTGTGCAAGTGCAGGAAAAGAAGATTTTGTAGAATTACTTTTAAAACATAATGCACGTACTGATTTTGAAAGCTTAGATGGATTCAAAGCAATCGATTTAGCAGTAACTCCAAAAATTGTAAAACTACTGAAAAATGCAAATATATCATGA